In one Spirosoma rigui genomic region, the following are encoded:
- a CDS encoding sterol desaturase family protein, translated as MLLNVALVLGTFLFMEGVAWFTHKYVMHGILWSWHRDHHNHHNGFFERNDLFAVVFSLTAISLIVTGVELPQYGYLAWIGAGVTLYGLFYFIFHDIIVHRRVKLKVDTSGRYMQRIMRAHYIHHKVHSKEGAEAFGFLYAPKKYDKPVRSKPADVKSTTA; from the coding sequence ATGCTGCTAAACGTTGCCCTCGTTCTTGGTACATTCCTCTTTATGGAAGGCGTAGCCTGGTTCACGCATAAGTACGTAATGCACGGCATTTTATGGAGCTGGCACCGCGATCACCACAACCACCACAACGGCTTTTTTGAACGGAATGACCTGTTTGCCGTTGTCTTCAGCCTGACCGCTATCAGCCTTATCGTTACGGGGGTGGAACTACCCCAATACGGATATCTGGCCTGGATCGGCGCGGGTGTAACCTTATATGGCTTGTTCTATTTTATCTTCCACGACATTATTGTTCATCGTCGGGTAAAGCTGAAAGTTGATACCAGCGGTCGTTACATGCAGCGCATCATGCGGGCTCACTACATTCACCATAAAGTACACTCGAAGGAAGGTGCCGAAGCGTTCGGCTTTTTATACGCGCCGAAGAAATATGACAAGCCAGTACGTAGCAAGCCTGCCGACGTTAAATCGACAACGGCGTAA
- a CDS encoding AlbA family DNA-binding domain-containing protein, translating into MNPSGMDYQALKNLVRRGEGSSLEFKLKTNHPEKIIRGVVAFANTNGGIMLIGVGDDKKIPGLKYADEDEYLLVRAIHKHCFPRISYTIDRVQLLDEREVLVIRVPPSLDKPHYILPDPADPETKKAYVRVADKSVQASREVREILKGTQAARDIRFSYGEKEKKLMQHLGEHNNITVDLFASIAGISRKIASRTLVLLVLANVLEIHPSDVMDHYTTRPVS; encoded by the coding sequence ATGAACCCATCGGGTATGGACTATCAGGCGCTAAAGAACCTGGTCAGGCGGGGAGAGGGAAGCAGTTTAGAGTTCAAACTGAAAACCAATCATCCTGAAAAAATAATCCGGGGCGTAGTGGCCTTCGCTAATACCAACGGCGGCATTATGCTCATCGGCGTCGGCGATGACAAGAAAATTCCGGGCCTCAAGTACGCCGACGAGGACGAATATCTGCTCGTTCGGGCCATTCACAAACATTGCTTTCCGCGCATCAGCTACACCATTGACCGGGTACAGCTCCTGGATGAGCGCGAAGTACTGGTGATTCGGGTGCCGCCGAGCCTTGACAAACCGCACTATATCCTGCCCGATCCGGCCGACCCCGAGACTAAAAAAGCCTACGTGCGGGTGGCCGATAAGTCGGTGCAGGCCAGCCGGGAAGTGCGCGAGATTTTAAAAGGCACTCAGGCCGCCCGCGACATTCGGTTCAGTTACGGGGAGAAGGAAAAGAAACTTATGCAGCACCTCGGTGAGCATAATAATATTACGGTCGATCTGTTCGCATCAATCGCGGGTATTTCCCGCAAAATTGCGTCCCGGACATTGGTGCTGCTGGTACTGGCCAACGTACTCGAAATACACCCGAGCGATGTGATGGACCATTACACCACCCGACCGGTCAGTTAA